The region GCGGAGCGGGTCCGCTGGGTCTCCGGGTCGAACCAGCGGATCGACTCGACCCGGTCGCCGTCGAGGGTGATCCGCGCCGGGTGCGGATGGGCGGGGCTGTAGATGTCGACGATCCCCCCCCGGACGGCGACGTCCCCCGGGTCGGTGGCGGCCGGAAGCCGCGCATAGCCCAGCGCCGACAGTTCCCGGGTCAGCTCCTCCAGGTCGACCTCCGCTCCGGGAGCGATCCGGCGGACCGATCCGGCGAACACCGCCGGGGGAAGGGTCTTCCGGAAGAGCCCTTCCACCGGGCAGACGACCACGAGCGGGCCGGCGCCCTCACCGGACCGCAAGAGGCGGAAGAGGGTCCGCATCCGGTCATGGACGGAGGGCGGAAAGGGGGCGATCTCCTCGTAGGGGGCGGCCTCCAGGGAGGGAAAGCGGGTCGTTCCGTCCGGGCCCAGGTAGGCGGAAAGCTCCCGGAAGCTCTCCTCGGCCTCCGCGGCCGAGTCGACCAGGTAGAGGACCGGGCGCTGCAGCCGCCGGGCCAGCGCCGAAAGGAGGAAGGCCCGGGCGCCGTGCGGGATCCCCAGGATCTGGCGGCAGGGACGATCCTCCCTCCCGAAGGAGAGGGCCAGGTGCTCGAAGGAGAGGGTCGGACGATCCCGGAGCATCGGAGGGCGGATCAGGAAGCGTCGCGCGGGACGGCCAGCATCGCCTCCAAAGCCGCCAGCGCCCCCTCCCGGATCTCCGCGGGAACGGAGACCCGCGGGGAAAGGGTCTCCAGGGAGTCGCGCACGTCCTCGAGCGTGGTCAGCTTCATGTTGGGGCAGATCAGCGCCCGCGAGGCGAGGTGGAAGACCTTCCCCGGGTTCTCCTTCCGGAGCCGGTAGAGGATCCCCATCTCGGTGCCGATGATGAACTCCTTCGCGTCGGACTTCCCGCAGTAGGAGTAGATCCCCGAGGTGGACAGCACCGCGTCGGCCATCTCCACCACTTCCGGCGGGCATTCCGGGTGCACGACGAGGAGGGCGTCGGGGTGCTCCGCCTTCGCACGGGCGGCGGCCTCGACCTTGAGCCGTTCGTGGGTGGGGCAATAGCCGTCCCACCAGCTGAGCGCCCGCCCGGACTTCTTCGCGACGTAGTGCGCGAGGTTGCGGTCCGGCACCATGAAGATCTCCCGGTCCGCGGGGATCGAGCGGACCACGTTCACCGCGTTGCCCGAGGTGCAGCAGATGTCCGAGAGCGCCTTGACCTCGGCGGAGGAGTTGACGTAGGTGACCACCACCGCCCCCGGGTGCGCCTCCCGCCAGGCCCGCAGGTCGTCCGCCGTGACCATGTCGGCCATCGGGCAGCCGGCCTCCATGCGCGGGAGCAGGACCGTCTTCCCGGGCGAGAGGATCGCCGCGCTCTCCGCCATGAAATGGACGCCGCAGAAGACGATCACCTCCGCGTCCGTCTTCGCCGCCTCCTGGCTCAGGCCCAGCGAGTCCCCGGTGATGTCGGCGATCTCCTGGATCTCGTCGCGCTGGTAGTTGTGGGCGAGCATCACGGCGCTGCGGCTGCGGAGCAGCTCCCGGATCTCCCGCTTCAGCCCTTCCGGATCGTACACGCTCATTCCGGCTCCATCCGGAGCGTCCGGGCGAAGAGCTCGGACACCGCCTCCCGGACCTCCTTCCCCTCGTGCAGGATACGATGCACCTGCTCCGACAACGGCATCGGCACGCCGGTTTTTTTCCCCAGGTCGACCGCCGCGCGGGAGGTCATCACCCCCTCCGCCACCATCGCCATGCCCGCGAGGATGTCGGACACCGTCTCCCCTTTTCCGATCCGGATCCCGACGGTCCGGTTCCGGGAGAGGTCGCCCGTGCAGGTAAGCACGAGGTCGCCCAGCCCGGAGAGCCCGTAGAAGGTCCGCGGGTCTGCGCCCAGCCGCTGCCCCGCCCGGGCGATCTCGGCAAGCCCCCGGGAGATCAGCAGGGCCCTGGCGTTGTGCCCGAAGGAAAGCCCGTCCGCCATCCCCGCCGCGATCGCCATGACGTTTTTCAGGGCCCCGCCCATCTCGACCCCCGTCACGTCGGTCCCGGCGTAGATCCGGAACCGCTTCGCCGAAAGAACCGACTGGAGGGAGACGGCCAGCCCCGGGTCGGACGACGCGAGCACCGCCCCGGCCGGCTTCCCGGCCACTACCTCCCGGGCGAAGGTGGGGCCGGAGAGCACCGCCACCCTCGACCCGTGGCCGGG is a window of Deltaproteobacteria bacterium GWC2_65_14 DNA encoding:
- a CDS encoding quinolinate synthase; the encoded protein is MSVYDPEGLKREIRELLRSRSAVMLAHNYQRDEIQEIADITGDSLGLSQEAAKTDAEVIVFCGVHFMAESAAILSPGKTVLLPRMEAGCPMADMVTADDLRAWREAHPGAVVVTYVNSSAEVKALSDICCTSGNAVNVVRSIPADREIFMVPDRNLAHYVAKKSGRALSWWDGYCPTHERLKVEAAARAKAEHPDALLVVHPECPPEVVEMADAVLSTSGIYSYCGKSDAKEFIIGTEMGILYRLRKENPGKVFHLASRALICPNMKLTTLEDVRDSLETLSPRVSVPAEIREGALAALEAMLAVPRDAS
- a CDS encoding glycerol-3-phosphate dehydrogenase, which codes for MTGRGAETIAVVGGGSWGTAFASVQAQRHREVSLWVREEEICASIRESRENRVFLPGLRIPDGVRPTTSLQEALAGKSVVAFAVPSHHLRSVAESAAPHLSPGASLVSLSKGLENRTLLRMSEVLAQAAPGHGSRVAVLSGPTFAREVVAGKPAGAVLASSDPGLAVSLQSVLSAKRFRIYAGTDVTGVEMGGALKNVMAIAAGMADGLSFGHNARALLISRGLAEIARAGQRLGADPRTFYGLSGLGDLVLTCTGDLSRNRTVGIRIGKGETVSDILAGMAMVAEGVMTSRAAVDLGKKTGVPMPLSEQVHRILHEGKEVREAVSELFARTLRMEPE